From the genome of Eriocheir sinensis breed Jianghai 21 chromosome 47, ASM2467909v1, whole genome shotgun sequence, one region includes:
- the LOC126981194 gene encoding protein CLP1 homolog has protein sequence MAEKEFKLDHDCELRFEVESKKDTVELKLTSGKAEVFGTELAPDKPYTFFPGAKVAVYTWHGCGLKLTGATEGTYVAKETPMVMYLNTHACLERLRKHADEGLGRGEETRGPVTMVVGPGAVGKSTLCRILLNYAVRMGRRPIFVDLDVGQGAISIPGTIGALLVERAASVGEGFSQEAPLVYNFGHLSPASNPTLYNILVSRMAATVQEKMARNRKVAASGVVINTCGWVKDEGYKSLTHVAQAFEVDVIIVLDQERLYNELVRDIPFIKVVFLPKSGGVVEGTQAMRASSRDDRIREYYYGLHTKYHPHSFEVKMSHFQIYKIGAPALPDSCMPADMKVDDHMTKLVPVEPGVKLKHHILAVSLATDPEELLTSNVAGFICVLEVDEENKLVKVLSPQPKPLPKTIYILTDVQFMDSS, from the exons ATGGCGGAGAAGGAGTTCAAGCTGGACCATGACTGTGAGCTGCGCTTTGAGGTGGAGAGCAAGAAGGATACGGTGGAGCTaaag TTGACCAGCGGCAAGGCGGAGGTGTTTGGCACTGAGCTGGCACCCGACAAGCCCTACACCTTCTTCCCCGGTGCCAAGGTGGCTGTCTACACCTGGCACGGCTGCGGCCTCAAGCTGACCGGCGCCACAGAGGGGACTTATGTGGCCAAGGAGACGCCCATG gtGATGTACCTCAACACCCACGCTTGCCTGGAGCGGCTGAGGAAGCACGCTGACGAGGGTCTGGGGCGGGGCGAGGAGACCCGCGGCCCCGTCACCATGGTGGTCGGCCCTGGTGCGGTGGGCAAGTCCACACTCTGCCGCATCCTCCTCAACTACGCCGTGCGGATGGGGCGGCGGCCCATCTTTGTGGACCTGGATGTGGGCCAGGGGGCCATCTCCATACCTGGGACCATTG gCGCCCTGCTGGTGGAGCGCGCGGCCTCGGTGGGTGAAGGGTTCTCCCAGGAGGCGCCGTTGGTCTACAACTTTGGGCACCTGTCCCCCGCCAGCAACCCCACGCTGTACAACATCCTGGTGTCCCGCATGGCAGCCACCGTGCAGGAGAAGATGGCCAGGAACAGGAAGG TGGCTGCATCGGGCGTGGTGATCAACACGTGTGGCTGGGTGAAGGACGAGGGGTACAAGAGCCTGACCCACGTGGCGCAGGCGTTTGAGGTGGACGTGATCATCGTGCTGGACCAGGAGAGGCTGTACAATGAGCTGGTGCGAGACATTCCCTTCATCAAGGTCGTCTTCCTACCCAAGAGTGGCGGG GTCGTGGAGGGCACCCAAGCCATGCGCGCCTCCTCCCGTGACGACCGCATCCGAGAGTACTACTACGGCCTGCACACCAAGTACCACCCCCACAGCTTTGAGGTCAAGATGTCACACTTCCAGATATACAAGATCGGGGCCCCAGCGCTGCCAGACTCCTGCATGCCAGCGGACATGAAGGTGGATGACCACATGACCAAGCTGGTGCCTGTGgagccag GCGTGAAGCTGAAGCACCACATCCTCGCTGTCAGCCTGGCCACCGACCCCGAGGAGCTGCTCACCTCCAACGTGGCCGGCTTCATCTGCGT GCTGGAAGTTGACGAGGAGAACAAGTTGGTCAAGGTCCTCTCGCCCCAGCCCAAGCCCCTGCCCAAGACCATCTACATATTGACAGACGTACAGTTCATGGACTCCTCGTAG
- the LOC126981198 gene encoding protein canopy 4-like, which produces MELRLHLLVLVWMCVGALAKKNIEEEEYGVRYATDCEVCKLVTKEVGERLQAKDSSGVIEMGYSMDTKKKKTKYNKSELRLVETLEEVCRGMMDYRIHKERTDSTRWAKKMSQTFQTLHNLVNKGVKVDLGIPMDLWDEPSAEVAHLKTQCEGFVEDNEEVISDWYFGDQGDTLQEAVCSQVLRERQCLTEPYGEDVKSPPSPKGQGAKGDSARTASEKDEF; this is translated from the exons ATGGAGCTGAGGTTACACTTGTTAGTCCTggtgtggatgtgtgtgggtgCCCTGGCCAAGAAgaacattgaggaggaggagtatggggTGAGGTACGCCACTGACTGTGAAG TGTGCAAGCTGGTGACCAAGGAGGTGGGTGAGCGTCTGCAGGCCAAGGACTCGTCGGGGGTCATTGAGATGGGCTACAGCATGGataccaagaagaagaaaaccaagtACAACAAATC GGAGCTGCGCCTGGTGGAGACCCTGGAGGAGGTGTGCCGGGGTATGATGGACTACCGCATCCACAAGGAGCGCACGGACTCCACGCGCTGGGCCAAGAAGATGAGCCAGACCTTCCAGACCCTGCATAACCTGGT GAACAAGGGTGTGAAGGTGGACCTGGGCATCCCCATGGACCTGTGGGACGAGCCCTCTGCGGAAGTGGCACACCTCAAGACACAG TGTGAGGGCTTCGTGGAGGACAACGAGGAGGTCATCAGCGACTGGTACTTTGGGGACCAGGGCGACACGCTGCAGGAGGCGGTGTGCTCCCAGGTGCTGCGGGAACGCCAGTGCCTCACCGAGCCCTACGGGGAGGATGTCAAGTCTCCCCCGTCGCCCAAGGGTCAGGGTGCCAAGGGGGACTCTGCCCGGACTGCCTCGGAGAAGGATGAGTTCTAG